CGTCTGGCCGACCAGTACGCGGAGGTCGGCGACCTCCAACTTGATCAGTTCGGTCGACTCGGCCAGATACTTGGTAGCGGTCGAGAGATTCGATGAGATCTCGTTGAAATGAACAGATATCTCTCTGCCCTGTACGCTGATCGCATCAACCTTGGTGATCAGCGGATCGATCCGCTCCTCGACCCGCTTGACTGTCGCAACGACACGCCGAACCGTTACAGCGATCGCGATCAACGCAAAAGCCATTACGATAAAGCAAATTGCGATGATGATCGACGCGATCATCATCCAAAACTGCGGCTCATTCGGGTTCATAGATTAAGTTAGTTCGTCTCTTCGTCCTTGACCGGATAGCTAGCGCGTCCATCGGCAATAGACTTTGATTCATTCTTACGCTTTTCTTGCGTATAGGCGTCCTTACCGGCTTCGATCGCTGCCGAAAACGGATTTGCCGTACGAACCGCTGCGGCCTTTGCCTTTTCGGTCAGATCTTCGGCCTTGTCCTGTGCGGTCTGGTAAAATTCGGTAGCCTTTTCACGCGATACTTCATAGTATTCGCCGGCCTTTTCCTGTAATTGAGTCGCCGTTTCCTTGCTTTTTTCGATGCCCTTGCGGGTCACGTCGGCGATATCACCGCGAAGTTCTTGTCCCGATTTCGGGGCAAACAACAGAGCCAAAACAGCTCCGATACCGCCACCGATGATCAAATAGGATAGCTTTGTTGCAATGCTCGATTCTTCTCGTTCGTACTCGTTTCTCATAATTTTATATTACCTCCGGTCAATATC
This is a stretch of genomic DNA from Chloracidobacterium sp.. It encodes these proteins:
- a CDS encoding YtxH domain-containing protein; this encodes MRNEYEREESSIATKLSYLIIGGGIGAVLALLFAPKSGQELRGDIADVTRKGIEKSKETATQLQEKAGEYYEVSREKATEFYQTAQDKAEDLTEKAKAAAVRTANPFSAAIEAGKDAYTQEKRKNESKSIADGRASYPVKDEETN